A window of the Eremothecium cymbalariae DBVPG#7215 chromosome 5, complete sequence genome harbors these coding sequences:
- the BEM2 gene encoding GTPase-activating protein BEM2 (similar to Ashbya gossypii AGR144C) codes for MPLKWSSRGKRVPSETNTSPKKYTIGFCTTGGGSIEDRAPTSPRSSMSSNSSPNSKNNLSRHSQLNGSVCSDELTVRASQTQQKVQHTQTQISQQQQQQEQQHISSMQLSLPVAQRGSTGQQQQQPVIQHQRSLTSEDAKHFGQITSQSIFVKNFAFDEQVSALSSYNNHSQVSVMCSKGLQTPRTWTLPNPQQLNTETYDSTVFKVGWVNKAQGTVQHPPSSHREGRYSHQPTPSMSSLTLERQTHFAGNSNGSSNNSNTNLNEANKNSGNSNSNNNTNGYSYSTTNYKLHKAQLKGCILSLYKSGLGNVKFFDPCLELSPHAVQALQQQQQQQQHNERADGLLHPQLSTASYNSTLQLPCNNTNPGGTNQSDMDTSSLGVDPNSDELISRLDYVSLSYPHPELKLDKKDDKILSGSLESLCHAVLFMPTDDKKKAIDILLLLPLLDDFNKILNCFNLFGIIFTKHPDNAASSYNKYQHYQIDLEVDRLMTQRLALVVKTVLDMFPGFLLDDKIFQSVIVLLDTISFHDEDISQTMKIRIAEKQAELNKLTSFIYEPLQPAKLEALVKVSNFLKLDTEKIANQIHRINLKFSKVWSPQLDYSLLYDSQYCYRHVELNPLVFFNERNVQYLCRLMVTHVFSTDRDMTPNKRAEILTKWVQLGCKFEKLGDMVSWLAIATIICSIPMLRLTKTWQFVSDTYLKIIFKDWVPTIVQLDRRQMSSKSTNSVFILAPPNLNDAFIRDNVIPYFGDLVIRADDLPRETKYKYLEKKIRRTKNAFYKWQQRLDQAFEQAKKSSSSSKVLRAEDNGSEDVADFYHYWKLHMELPAMNIETIMGLSLKVEPPSLNYNVYSKPFPSRCSLINGGYLPILFTSLLQSYSLFPQELLIAAAAQNNRTSTLGAVTTPTNRVSQLSVSTRMQAQGTSVTETTGVTGISTIDEPIVKEISSKVSNEKVFLKFIRDLFNIDIHVFHISDDLVFKSIRDYENISKSKNSIIQTPKRSSHQSNILPDLSALSGALEGLELFNNISRSPEVVSEFTVQVVLKCATLEKIFDILVLTTRVFSNLVTTNDLVAYFCSERARKDKNPLKTSNNDNNNIGLLDFALISLIMDNDLFTETFFNNYKSFTTTLFVLENLAKRFIGAKSCAVSINRIKMSKPSGLSRRSSVNQNNPQQVDQRTSSASSGMFTLEYDDVKFPVWDQKVTNNDLCPLSYLAKIQLGVLESLYHFIKEHYADFTDDLKNSKTFLDVLKIINQEVYEEWDKRLEEFRKSTKNGSTPSVEVLSITELEKLQAQLQELFNNIKSSYQRQLYRPLGVTRTHRRVNDLLTSFKSHTSMSGAIMNGTDSTLDKMATSFTKLKFNDYDGMISWLYQLDHFIMDKLRMISGHTWIEVSQILESLSNESLFSFRYPLQSISNNVVASGNSQLDDLEILDVFQWLSTLETEDGSPVMEYLPPSVQLIIKLHVALTRFFVVHISHLHSSYETRVNTCSVILQMLNFVHLKNTEVDLFDVDDASAKGNPATNISPHVPSFIETAISNAIVSPESRFFEMSWKQSYQNISDQSNIKLTFMGSMLNVLDKSARNFSNADSKYSLKPKNLSPCPGWFISRLLEITQLVPNMSIENSKMVNFDKRRFINNIVANYQDLIPNVDHYPSWDKSQDKLEFGSVLFYSGVDSNKAFRKASKDAATNEARQLKFQSMGLFNDILVAEVYKIQRDQKMMEQLAIQDHEYKRSMASQFPMRPSISVASPTCGTPLNGKYPSISQNSLGVNVSNNMSLSVGRHGRASVSSRTSVISNSTTVAPLGNTVPTTPATTTSHHGSMGKKIGGFLRRPFSISGFSSSSSQGSSANSVILPGVQSNGSISPYELPDILNEIQDVKPATSLKTFEIKSCIPVNNYRQDPDMMHCFKIIMEDGSQHTIQGTDEIDMNEWIKAIILSKRYSFHSKKFKGKTSNKIFGVPVEDVCEREGVMIPNIIVKLLDEIELRGLDEVGLYRVPGSVGSINALKSAFDEEGALNNTFTLEDDRWFEINTIAGCFKLYLRELPESLFTKEKVDNFVDLMACFKSREIDLSNFQNEVKLLLKSLPVFNYHILKRLFMHLNRVHQHVENNRMDASNLAIVFSMSFINQDDLASTMGPTLGLLQMLLQYLIRNPEHYFI; via the coding sequence ATGCCTCTTAAATGGTCTTCTAGGGGCAAGAGAGTTCCTTCTGAGACGAATACTTCtccaaaaaaatatacGATTGGCTTTTGTACCACTGGAGGAGGTAGTATAGAGGATCGAGCACCGACTAGTCCAAGAAGTTCTAtgtcttcaaattcaagccctaattccaaaaataaccTCTCGCGCCATTCGCAGTTAAACGGATCTGTCTGTTCAGATGAATTAACTGTGAGAGCTTCTCAGACACAACAAAAAGTGCAACATACTCAAACGCAGATAtctcaacagcagcagcagcaggagcagcAACATATTTCGTCCATGCAGTTGTCGTTGCCAGTTGCGCAACGTGGGTCGACTggccagcagcagcaacaaccGGTTATCCAGCATCAGAGGTCGTTGACGAGCGAAGATGCGAAACACTTTGGTCAGATTACTTCGCAGTCTATTTTTGTGAAGAACTTTGCATTTGACGAACAAGTTTCCGCGTTGTCGTCCTATAATAATCATTCGCAGGTGTCAGTTATGTGTTCGAAGGGTCTTCAAACACCTAGAACCTGGACACTACCGAATCCGCAACAGCTCAATACAGAGACATATGACTCTACTGTATTTAAAGTTGGATGGGTAAACAAAGCGCAGGGCACGGTGCAGCATCCCCCTTCATCGCATAGGGAGGGGCGGTATAGCCATCAACCAACTCCTTCGATGTCGTCGTTGACTTTGGAACGACAAACACATTTTGCCGGCAACAGTAACGGTTCCTCCAACAACAGCAATACCAATCTTAACGAAGCCAATAAAAACAGCGGGAATAGCaacagtaataataatactaatgGTTATAGCTATTCTACAACCAATTACAAGCTCCACAAAGCCCAGTTAAAAGGGTGTATTTTAAGTCTATACAAATCGGGCCTTGGGAACgttaaattctttgatCCTTGTTTGGAGTTGAGTCCACATGCAGTTCAGGcgttgcagcagcagcagcagcagcagcagcataaTGAAAGGGCCGATGGTTTATTGCATCCACAACTTAGCACTGCAAGCTATAATTCCACCCTACAGCTCCCCTGCAACAATACTAACCCTGGTGGTACCAACCAAAGCGACATGGATACTAGCTCGTTAGGTGTGGATCCAAATAGCGATGAGCTTATTTCTAGGTTGGATTATGTAAGTCTATCGTATCCACATCCAGAGTTAAAATTGGATAAAAAAGATGATAAGATACTTTCTGGTTCGCTTGAAAGTTTGTGCCATGCCGTCCTTTTCATGCCAACTGATGATAAAAAAAAGGCCATTGATATCTTGTTGCTTCTACCTTTGCTTGACgactttaataaaattttgaattgctTTAACTTATTTGGTATAATCTTTACGAAACACCCAGATAATGCGGCATCCTCATACAACAAGTACCAGCATTATCAGATCGATCTGGAGGTTGATCGCTTGATGACACAAAGACTCGCTCTGGTTGTTAAAACTGTCTTAGATATGTTCCCTGGATTCTTACTAGATGATAAGATTTTTCAGTCCGTTATTGTCTTACTGGACACCATTTCATTTCATGATGAAGACATCTCGCAGACAATGAAGATACGTATTGCTGAAAAGCAAGCTGAATTAAACAAGTTGACGTCATTCATATACGAACCCCTGCAGCCTGCGAAACTAGAAGCTCTTGTGAAAGTGtcgaattttttgaaattagACACAGAAAAGATTGCAAACCAAATTCATAGAATAAACCTCAAGTTCAGTAAAGTCTGGAGCCCACAATTGGATTATTCCTTGCTTTACGATTCACAATACTGCTATAGACATGTTGAGTTGAATCCATTGGTTTTCTTTAATGAGAGGAATGTTCAGTACTTGTGTCGGTTAATGGTTACCCATGTTTTTAGCACCGATAGAGATATGACTCCAAACAAACGTGCAGAAATATTGACAAAATGGGTTCAGCTAGGCTGTAAATTCGAAAAATTAGGAGATATGGTATCTTGGCTAGCTATTGCAACCATTATATGTTCCATTCCAATGTTAAGATTGACCAAGACTTGGCAATTTGTTTCGGAtacatatttgaaaatcatttttaaagaCTGGGTTCCAACAATCGTTCAGTTGGATAGAAGACAAAtgtcttcaaaatctaCAAACAGCGTTTTCATCTTAGCTCCTCCAAATTTAAATGATGCTTTTATTAGGGATAATGTGATTCCTTACTTTGGTGATTTGGTAATTAGAGCCGATGATTTGCCTAGGGAAACCAAATACAAATActtggagaagaagattcGTCGTACTAAGAATGCATTTTATAAATGGCAGCAGAGGTTGGATCAAGCATTTGAACAAGCgaaaaaatcatcatcatcatccaaagtTTTGAGAGCGGAAGATAACGGTTCAGAAGATGTTGCCGATTTCTATCATTATTGGAAACTTCACATGGAACTACCAGCTATGAACATTGAAACCATTATGGGATTGAGTTTGAAAGTCGAACCACCGTCTTTAAATTACAACGTTTATTCCAAACCATTTCCTTCTCGATGCTCACTGATTAACGGAGGCTATTTGCCCATTTTGTTTACATCATTATTGCAAAGCTATTCTTTATTCCCACAAGAATTATTGatcgcagcagcagctcAAAACAATAGAACATCTACTTTGGGCGCTGTAACTACACCTACTAATAGAGTCAGTCAACTTTCTGTAAGCACACGTATGCAAGCTCAAGGGACTTCTGTTACTGAAACGACAGGCGTTACTGGTATTTCAACTATCGATGAACCAATAGTTAAAGAGATTTCGTCGAAAGTATCAAATGAAAAAGTTTTTCTGAAGTTTATCCGGGATTTGTTTAACATTGACATACATGTGTTTCACATATCGGATGACTTAGTCTTCAAATCAATTCGTGATTATGAAAATATCTCTAAATCGAAGAATTCGATAATTCAGACTCCCAAAAGGTCATCTCATCAATCAAATATCCTTCCTGATCTCTCTGCCCTTAGTGGTGCTTTAGAAGGTCTCGAActatttaataatatcagcCGCAGTCCAGAAGTTGTATCAGAATTTACTGTTCAAGTTGTTTTGAAATGTGCCACATTAGAAAAGATTTTCGATATATTGGTTTTGACCACTCGTGTTTTTTCTAACCTCGTTACTACCAATGATCTAGTTGCATACTTTTGCAGTGAAAGAGCTCGTAAAGATAAGAATCCTTTGAAAACTTCTAACAacgataataataatattggtTTATTGGACTTTGCCCTAATAAGTCTAATAATGGATAATGATTTATTCACTGAAACtttctttaataattaCAAGAGTTTTACTACCACATTATTCGTTTTGGAAAATCTTGCTAAGAGATTTATTGGTGCAAAGTCATGTGCTGTATCTATTAATCGTATTAAAATGAGCAAACCTTCAGGATTATCACGGCGATCTTCAGTCAATCAAAACAATCCACAACAAGTTGATCAAAGAACTTCTTCTGCTAGCAGTGGTATGTTTACTCTggaatatgatgatgtgAAGTTCCCAGTTTGGGATCAAAAGGTAACAAATAACGATCTATGTCCTTTAAGTTACTTGGCCAAAATTCAACTTGGAGTCTTGGAGTCTTTATACCATTTCATTAAGGAGCATTACGCTGATTTTACAgatgatttgaaaaatagtAAGACTTTCTTAGATGTACTAAAGATTATTAATCAAGAGGTCTATGAAGAATGGGATAAAAGATTGGAGGAGTTTAGAAAATCTACTAAAAATGGCAGTACTCCCTCCGTTGAAGTCCTAAGTATAACCGAGCTAGAAAAACTCCAGGCCCAATTACAAGAATTGTTTAACAATATTAAATCATCGTATCAGCGTCAATTATACCGCCCGTTAGGTGTTACCAGAACACATAGAAGAGTTAATGATCTCCTTACTTCATTTAAATCACATACATCAATGTCTGGAGCTATCATGAATGGAACGGATAGTACCCTAGATAAAATGGCCACCAGCTTTACAAAGCTTAAATTTAACGATTATGATGGGATGATATCTTGGCTTTATCAATTGGATCATTTTATTATGGATAAATTGAGGATGATTTCCGGCCATACATGGATCGAAGTTTCCCAAATATTAGAATCGTTATCAAATGaatctttgttttcatttAGGTATCCACTACAGAGTATTTCGAACAATGTTGTGGCCAGTGGTAATTCTCAGTTAGATGATTTGGAAATCTTAGATGTATTTCAATGGTTGTCAACATTGGAGACTGAAGATGGTTCCCCTGTTATGGAATATCTACCTCCATCTGTTCAGTTGATAATTAAGCTACACGTCGCCCTAACTCGATTCTTTGTGGTTCATATTTCTCACTTGCATTCAAGCTATGAAACAAGAGTTAATACTTGCTCTGTAATCTTGCAAATGTTGAATTTTGTTCATTTAAAGAATACTGAAGTTGATCTTTTTGATGTGGATGATGCTAGTGCGAAAGGAAATCCAGCGACAAATATTTCACCCCATGTGCCCTCTTTTATTGAAACTGCTATTTCGAATGCAATTGTTTCTCCAGAGTcaagattttttgaaatgtCTTGGAAGCAAAGTTACCAAAATATTTCCGACCAGTCCAATATCAAACTGACATTTATGGGTTCTATGTTAAATGTTTTGGATAAAAGCGCaaggaatttttcaaatgccGATTCCAAGTATTCTTTGAAACCTAAAAATTTATCCCCTTGTCCAGGATGGTTTATTTCGAGATTATTGGAGATTACACAACttgttccaaatatgaGTATTGAAAACTCTAAAATGGTGAATTTTGATAAAAGGagatttattaataatattgttgCCAATTATCAAGATTTGATTCCTAATGTGGATCACTATCCTTCGTGGGATAAATCACAAGATAAGTTGGAATTCGGCtctgttttgttttattctGGAGTTGATTCTAATAAAGCTTTCAGGAAGGCTAGTAAAGATGCTGCTACAAATGAGGCCAGGCAATTGAAGTTTCAATCAATGGGACTGTTTAATGATATTCTAGTTGCAGAGGTTTACAAAATTCAAAGagatcaaaaaatgatggAGCAATTAGCAATACAAGATCATGAATATAAGCGTAGTATGGCTTCTCAGTTCCCAATGAGACCATCTATTTCAGTTGCTAGTCCAACTTGTGGCACACCTCTGAATGGAAAGTATCCGAGCATAAGTCAAAATTCACTCGGTGTGAACGTATCAAACAATATGTCACTTTCCGTAGGTAGACATGGGAGAGCTTCTGTGTCTTCTAGAACCTCAGTGATTTCAAATTCGACAACAGTTGCACCATTAGGAAATACTGTGCCTACAACACCTGCGACAACTACCTCGCATCATGGAAGTATGGGTAAAAAGATCGGTGGATTCCTACGAAGACCCTTCTCCATTAGTGGGTTcagttcttcttcatcacaGGGCAGTAGTGCAAACTCTGTGATACTCCCCGGCGTTCAATCAAATGGATCTATCTCCCCATACGAGCTACCTGATATATTGAACGAGATTCAAGATGTAAAGCCGGCAACGTCCCTAAAGACTTTTGAAATTAAGTCATGCATTCCAGTTAATAACTACAGGCAGGATCCTGATATGATGCACTGTTTCAAGATCATAATGGAAGATGGTTCCCAACATACAATCCAAGGTACGGATGAAATTGATATGAATGAATGGATAAAGGCTATTATACTATCCAAGAGATACTCCTTCCACTCTAAAAAGTTTAAAGGCAAGACTTCAAATAAGATATTTGGGGTTCCAGTGGAAGATGTTTGTGAAAGAGAAGGTGTTATGATTCCCAACATAATTGTGAAATTGttggatgaaattgaattACGCGGCTTAGACGAGGTAGGTTTATACAGAGTACCTGGTTCGGTTGGTAGCATTAATGCTTTGAAGAGTGCTTTTGATGAGGAAGGTGCCCTCAACAATACATTTACACTAGAGGATGATAGATGGTTTGAGATAAATACGATTGCTGGGTGCTTCAAACTATATTTAAGGGAATTACCGGAGTCATTATTTACTAAAGAAAAAGTCGATAACTTTGTTGACCTTATGGCGTGTTTCAAAAGTCGGGAAATTGACTTATCAAATTTCCAGAATGAGGTAAAGCTGTTGTTAAAATCTTTGCCTGTTTTCAATTACCACATCTTAAAAAGGTTGTTTATGCATTTGAATCGAGTGCATCAACATGTGGAAAATAATAGAATGGATGCTAGCAACTTAGCTATTGTGTTTTCTATGTCGTTTATTAATCAAGACGATTTAGCCAGTACTATGGGACCTACATTAGGTTTATTGCAGATGCTATTACAATACCTAATTAGAAATCCGGAGCATTACTTCATCTGA
- the MYG1 gene encoding Myg1p (similar to Ashbya gossypii AGR145C) — protein sequence MSKRVKMAPINKICTHSGSFHADEALAVYMLRLLPEAKDAVVVRSREPEKWEEADIVVDVSGKYDGIKYFDHHQREFSETFNDVFKTKLSSAGLIYKHFGQEIIRIICPVLSEDSYDILYNKVYKEFIESLDANDNGINNFDAEELGVTRRFSDKNITIPAIISRMNPSWNEDCSPGKFDEQFFKASKFIGECFVNLVESYGKSWLPAKDIVRRAVLNRDTADKSGGSSIIVLDQFCPWKEHLYEVEKELNIENTILFVLFEDSSGSWRVSTVPVSSTSFKFRQGLLEPLRGLRDEELSKKAQVEGCIFVHASGFIGGAKSKEAALQLAYMSLP from the coding sequence ATGTCCAAGAGAGTCAAGATGGCCCcaatcaacaaaatttgtACGCACTCAGGTTCGTTCCATGCCGATGAGGCACTTGCTGTGTACATGTTAAGACTATTACCAGAAGCAAAGGACGCTGTGGTTGTGCGTTCTAGAGAACCGGAAAAATGGGAAGAAGCagatattgttgttgacGTTAGCGGTAAATATGACGGAATTAAATATTTCGACCATCATCAACGTGAATTCTCTGAAACGTTTAACGATGTGTTCAAAACCAAACTTTCCAGTGCTGGTTTAATCTACAAACATTTTGGTCAAGAAATTATCAGGATTATTTGTCCTGTGCTAAGTGAAGATAGCTATGATATACTGTACAATAAGGTTTACAAGGAATTTATCGAAAGTTTAGATGCAAACGATAACGGTATTAATAACTTTGATGCGGAAGAGCTGGGCGTCACACGAAGATTTAGCGATAAGAACATCACGATTCCAGCTATAATCTCCAGGATGAATCCTAGCTGGAATGAAGATTGTTCCCCAGGTAAATTCGACGAGCAATTTTTCAAGGCCTCTAAATTCATCGGTGAATGTTTCGTTAACCTAGTCGAATCATATGGCAAGTCTTGGCTTCCAGCGAAGGACATAGTAAGGCGCGCTGTATTAAACAGAGACACTGCCGACAAAAGCGGCGGCAGCTCAATTATCGTTCTGGACCAATTTTGCCCATGGAAGGAACATCTGTATGAAGTGGAGAAGGAATTGAACATTGAAAATACTATTCTTTTTGTCCTCTTCGAAGACTCCTCCGGCTCTTGGAGAGTCTCCACTGTCCCCGTAAGCTCCACCTCATTTAAATTTAGACAAGGTCTGCTCGAACCATTGAGGGGCCTGAGAGATGAGGAGCTGTCAAAGAAGGCTCAGGTGGAAGGCTGTATCTTCGTCCACGCAAGCGGTTTTATCGGTGGagcaaaatcaaaagaagcTGCATTGCAGCTAGCTTATATGAGTCTTCCATAA
- the PET100 gene encoding Pet100p (similar to Ashbya gossypii AGR146W) — protein sequence MMMKLPFRYTRSQLEIFRFAFCLLSPVAVMYYIGTDTDKKLNVPGFWPDPETLNKIPKESYEIKAELARMKKSRLEKRLRLEKKIAEEYGIDIEAEKKKIRQELIEEKLSKS from the coding sequence atgatgatgaaactTCCTTTCAGATACACCAGATCACAGCTAGAGATTTTTAGGTTCGCCTTTTGTCTTTTGTCACCTGTAGCGGTGATGTACTACATAGGCACAGATACtgataaaaagttgaacGTTCCTGGTTTTTGGCCTGATCCTGAGACACTTAATAAAATCCCTAAGGAGTCATATGAGATTAAAGCAGAGTTGGCAAGGATGAAAAAAAGCAGGTTGGAGAAGAGATTGAggttggagaagaagatagCTGAGGAGTATGGTATCGATATTGAAGCggagaagaaaaagattaGACAAGAGCTGATAGAGGAGAAGCTAAGTAAAAGTTGA